One window of Cucurbita pepo subsp. pepo cultivar mu-cu-16 chromosome LG19, ASM280686v2, whole genome shotgun sequence genomic DNA carries:
- the LOC111781450 gene encoding acetyl-coenzyme A carboxylase carboxyl transferase subunit alpha, chloroplastic-like, translating into MASISTLSAALSGTSASDLLRSLSNGVSGIPLRALGRARLNPGRKAISVSAKLRKGKKHEYPWPDDADENVKGGVLTHLSHFKPLKEKQKPVTLDFEKPLVVLEKKIIDVRKMAHETGLDFSDQILSLENKYQQALKDLYTHLTPIQRVNIARHPNRPTFLDHVFNITDKFVELHGDRLGYNDPAIVTGIGTIDGRRYMFMGHQKGRNTKENIQRNFGMPTPHGYRKALRMMYYADHHGFPIVTFIDTPGAFADLKSEELGQGEAIAHNLRTMFGLKVPIISIVIGEGGSGGALAIGCANKLLMLENAVFYVASPEACAAILWKSAKASPQAAEKLKITAPELCKLQIADGIIPEPLGGAHADPAWTSQQIKIAINETMDELLKMDTEELLKHRMLKFRKVGGFQEGIPIERKRKVNMKKKEKPIRMKSVQEPETKVKKVKQKSVKAKESSIGNSDLDLNKMIEKLNKEVDFEFSEAVKAMGLKDRLAALREEFSKAKSPDRLIQPALKDKIEKLSDEFNRGLSKAPNYENLKNKLEMLKNLSKSKALSVKDVKEETPLKQEINKKFAEVLGRSDVREKYEALRAEIANSGASTYMNLDPELQKKIDKVKKEIQGELLDALKSLGLGVEVLTSKAEGLSGQASLSLFKPKIKELNEEINQGIESVASRTDLKDKIELLKLEVAKAGKTPDTTSRNKILALEQQIKQSLAAALDSSDLKNKHEKLREEILETAESSAGLDPKEGDGDARIQTNLGAEHTFA; encoded by the exons ATGGCGTCTATTTCTACTCTTTCAGCGGCATTATCTGGTACTTCGGCGTCTGATCTTCTTCGAAGCTTGAGTAATGGCGTTAGTGGTATCCCTTTGAGGGCTCTGGGAAGAGCGCGATTAAACCCAGGAAGGAAAGCCATTTCAGTTAGTGCAAAGTTAaggaaggggaagaagcacGAGTATCCATGGCCGGATGATGCGGATGAGAATGTCAAGGGTGGAGTTCTTACTCATCTCTCACATTTCAAGCCTCTGAAAGAGAAGCAGAAGCCTGTTActcttgattttgaaaaaccacttgttgttcttgaaaaGAAGATTATCGAT GTGCGGAAAATGGCTCATGAAACTGGTCTAGACTTCAGTGATCAGATTCTttcattagaaaataaatatcaacaG GCTTTAAAGGATTTATACACTCATCTGACTCCTATACAACGTGTTAATATAGCTCGACATCCTAACAGGCCAACTTTCCTCGATCACGTGTTCAATATCACTGACAAG TTTGTTGAACTTCATGGAGATCGGTTAGGGTACAACGATCCTGCCATTGTTACTGGCATAGGAACCATTGATGGGAGAAGATACATGTTCATGGGTCACCAAAAGGGTagaaacacaaaagaaaatattcagCGGAACTTTGGAATGCCTACTCCGCATGG TTATCGGAAAGCACTTCGCATGATGTACTACGCAGATCACCACGGGTTCCCAATTGTTACTTTCATTGATACGCCAGGTGCATTTGCGGATCTCAAATCTGAGGAACTGGGCCAa GGTGAGGCTATTGCTCACAATTTGAGGACTATGTTTGGTCTCAAGGTACCAATCATTTCAATTGTCATTGGAGAAGGAGGCTCTGGCGGTGCCCTGGCAATCGGTTGTGCCAATAAGTTGCTAATGCTCGAAAATGCAGTTTTCTATGTCGCCAG TCCTGAAGCCTGTGCTGCAATCTTGTGGAAAAGTGCAAAAGCTTCTCCACAG GCAGCAGAGAAGCTAAAAATTACTGCACCAGAGTTGTGCAAATTACAAATTGCCGATGGCATTATCCCT GAACCCTTGGGTGGCGCGCATGCAGATCCTGCTTGGACCTCGCAACAAATAAAGATTGCAATAAATGAGACCATGGAT GAGCTTTTGAAGATGGACACGGAAGAACTATTGAAGCATCGAATGCTGAAATTTCGTAAAGTTGGAGGGTTTCAAGAAGGCATTCCAATCGAGCGAAAAAGGAAAGTTAacatgaaaaagaaggaaaaacccaTTAGAATGAAGTCAGTTCAGGAACCGGAGACTAAGGTGAAAAAAGTGAAACAAAAATCAGTGAAAGCTAAGGAATCCTCCATTGGGAATTCAGATTTAGATCTGAATAAGatgattgaaaaattaaacaaagaagttgattttgaattttctgagGCAGTAAAGGCCATGGGCTTAAAGGACAGGCTTGCTGCGCTGCGAGAAGAATTttcaaaagcaaagtcaccgGACCGACTTATCCAACCAGCATTGAAAGATAAAATCGAGAAGCTTAGCGATGAATTCAACCGGGGGTTGTCTAAAGCTCCCAACTACGAGAATCTGAAGAATAAACTCGAAATGCTAAAGAATTTATCTAAATCCAAGGCTCTCTCAGTTAAGGATGTTAAGGAGGAGACCCCATTGAAGCAggaaatcaacaaaaaatttgCAGAGGTTCTGGGTCGATCTGATGTACGGGAGAAATATGAAGCGCTGAGGGCCGAAATCGCAAATTCAGGGGCATCTACATATATGAATTTGGACCCCGAactgcaaaagaaaattgataaaGTAAAGAAGGAAATACAAGGGGAGTTGTTGGATGCCCTCAAGTCCTTGGGTTTAGGTGTTGAGGTACTAACGTCAAAAGCAGAAGGCCTTAGCGGGCAGGCGTCATTGTCTCTGTTCAAACCAAAGATAAAAGAGTTGAATGAGGAAATTAATCAGGGAATTGAAAGCGTTGCAAGCAGAACAGATCTAAAAGATAAGATTGAATTACTGAAACTTGAGGTAGCCAAGGCTGGAAAGACACCAGATACAACctcaagaaacaaaattttggctTTGGAGCAGCAAATAAAGCAGAGCCTTGCTGCTGCACTGGATTCTTCAGACTTGAAGAACAAACATGAAAAACTGAGGGAAGAGATATTAGAAACTGCAGAATCTTCAGCAGGGTTGGATCCAAAAGAAGGTGATGGAGATGCTAGAATTCAGACTAATTTGGGTGCTGAGCATACCTTCGCTTAA